The following proteins are encoded in a genomic region of Rhodoferax aquaticus:
- a CDS encoding YdcH family protein translates to MDLLKHDIAHEFPALKDKIHTLKTTHQHFAKLYTEYDELNHEIAKIETGGAVMSDEALEVEKKKRLKLKDEIVQMLNKA, encoded by the coding sequence ATGGATCTGCTCAAACACGACATCGCCCACGAATTTCCAGCCCTCAAAGACAAAATTCACACCCTCAAAACCACCCACCAGCACTTCGCCAAGCTCTACACCGAGTACGACGAACTCAACCACGAGATTGCCAAAATCGAAACCGGTGGCGCCGTCATGAGCGACGAAGCGCTGGAAGTGGAAAAGAAAAAGCGCCTCAAGCTCAAAGACGAAATCGTGCAAATGCTCAACAAGGCCTAA
- a CDS encoding c-type cytochrome gives MRVGRQTARRTGRVPSRAASWAGLVALTWGLAAGSAQAESVAHGQQLFESRCVACHSLDAHRVGPALRGVFGRPAGKAPGYDYSAAMAKATHRWTPDKLKAWLTNPEALVPGQAMGYQVEQAADRADIVAYLATLSNR, from the coding sequence ATGCGCGTGGGCAGGCAAACCGCACGCCGCACAGGGCGCGTGCCCAGCAGGGCCGCGTCATGGGCGGGGCTGGTGGCCCTCACATGGGGGCTTGCTGCCGGTAGCGCGCAAGCCGAGTCGGTAGCGCATGGGCAGCAGTTGTTCGAGAGCCGCTGTGTGGCCTGCCATAGCCTAGATGCCCACCGGGTGGGCCCGGCATTGCGCGGCGTGTTCGGCCGGCCTGCGGGCAAGGCACCGGGCTATGACTACTCTGCCGCCATGGCAAAAGCCACGCACCGATGGACGCCTGACAAACTCAAAGCTTGGCTCACCAACCCCGAGGCCTTGGTGCCAGGCCAAGCCATGGGCTACCAAGTGGAGCAGGCGGCAGACCGCGCGGATATCGTGGCCTACCTGGCAACGCTAAGCAACCGGTGA
- a CDS encoding ion transporter, translating into MYTVIFEADTRAGRLFDQWLIAIILLSVAMVVVDSVQGLGDNYKRAFTAMEWLFTVAFTVEYVARLVCVRHPMRYALSFFGIIDLLALLPTYVALLVPEVHALIDVRVLRLLRVFRVFKLTAYVAEYQALGRALAASRRKILVFLSAVLMIVLVMGTVMYVVEGPGNGFSSIPTSVYWAITTMTTVGFGDITPKTDLGRLIASMMMLLGWGTLAVPTGIVTAEISAARFAHAPPPTTRTCHECLTEGHAPEAQFCMHCGARLPAYQTGTATL; encoded by the coding sequence ATGTACACAGTGATCTTTGAGGCCGACACGCGCGCGGGCCGTTTGTTTGACCAATGGCTCATCGCCATCATTTTGCTCAGTGTGGCCATGGTGGTGGTAGACAGTGTGCAGGGTCTGGGTGACAACTACAAGCGCGCATTCACCGCTATGGAGTGGCTATTCACGGTGGCGTTTACTGTGGAGTACGTGGCGCGGCTGGTGTGCGTGCGCCACCCCATGCGCTACGCCTTGAGCTTCTTTGGCATCATCGACCTTTTGGCACTATTGCCCACCTACGTGGCTTTGCTGGTGCCTGAGGTGCATGCCCTCATCGATGTGCGGGTGCTTCGCCTGCTGCGCGTGTTTCGGGTGTTCAAGCTCACCGCCTATGTGGCGGAGTACCAAGCCCTGGGCCGGGCCTTGGCCGCAAGCCGCCGAAAAATCCTGGTCTTCTTGTCGGCTGTGCTGATGATCGTGCTGGTCATGGGTACGGTGATGTACGTTGTGGAAGGCCCTGGTAACGGCTTTAGCAGCATTCCGACGTCGGTTTACTGGGCCATCACCACCATGACCACCGTAGGCTTTGGCGACATCACCCCCAAGACGGACTTGGGCCGACTCATCGCCTCAATGATGATGCTCTTGGGCTGGGGCACGCTCGCCGTACCCACCGGCATCGTGACTGCCGAGATCAGCGCAGCGCGGTTTGCCCACGCCCCGCCGCCCACTACACGCACCTGCCACGAATGCCTGACCGAAGGCCATGCACCTGAAGCCCAGTTTTGCATGCACTGCGGTGCCCGTTTGCCAGCCTACCAAACGGGCACGGCCACACTCTAG
- a CDS encoding plastocyanin: MMRKALDNRRQHGQSPSAAQHWVSGLLVVATVLLSAACSGLAFAGNLEVLVLDRDGKPMPDAVVIVQPSGKGTRKTPLPLSAEVNQEKLQFVPNVTVVGVGAKVRFTNSDPWNHHVRFGVPGAALGSTEGQSVLLEGKTDSKPGGSAMFTLSTPGPTGAALLGCFIHSRMQGTIYVADSPWTVKTGADGVAVLEDVPEGTATVRVWHAAQLVEKAPLQLVVQTAVGKATFQLDVAPRRRG; encoded by the coding sequence ATGATGCGCAAGGCTTTAGACAATCGCCGCCAGCACGGCCAGTCGCCAAGCGCTGCGCAGCACTGGGTGAGTGGCTTGCTCGTTGTTGCCACCGTGTTACTGAGCGCCGCGTGCAGCGGCTTGGCATTTGCCGGCAACTTGGAGGTCTTGGTGCTGGACCGCGACGGTAAACCTATGCCGGATGCCGTGGTGATCGTGCAGCCTAGCGGCAAAGGCACGCGCAAAACGCCATTGCCCCTGAGTGCCGAGGTCAACCAAGAGAAGCTGCAGTTTGTGCCTAACGTCACGGTCGTGGGGGTGGGCGCCAAAGTGCGCTTTACCAATAGCGACCCGTGGAACCACCATGTGCGCTTTGGCGTGCCAGGTGCCGCTTTGGGCAGCACCGAGGGGCAGTCGGTGCTGCTAGAAGGCAAGACCGACAGCAAACCTGGAGGTAGCGCCATGTTCACCCTGAGCACGCCGGGCCCCACCGGCGCGGCACTCTTGGGCTGCTTCATCCACAGCCGCATGCAAGGCACCATTTACGTGGCGGACTCGCCCTGGACCGTGAAAACCGGTGCGGATGGCGTGGCTGTGCTTGAAGACGTGCCCGAGGGCACGGCTACTGTGCGCGTGTGGCATGCGGCCCAACTCGTGGAAAAAGCCCCTTTGCAATTGGTAGTGCAAACCGCAGTAGGCAAGGCCACGTTTCAACTCGATGTAGCCCCTAGGCGCAGGGGCTGA
- a CDS encoding DsbA family protein: MSTTITYLFDPLCGWCYGASPAMQRLQQQADITLELLPTGLFSGTGARTMDAQFAQYAWSNDVRIQKLSGQVFSERYRADVLERAGGRFDSGPATLALAAVAFTAPERELDALKALQEARYVHGQDITQMPVLVAVLYGLGLSDAATRLAQSAQQVDAELLATAQARMARAQALMRAHSAQGVPTVLVRTAQGERVLPSSALYGDFDALMTHIKVSKS; the protein is encoded by the coding sequence ATGTCCACCACCATCACCTATTTGTTCGACCCCTTGTGCGGCTGGTGCTATGGCGCCTCACCCGCCATGCAGCGCCTCCAACAGCAAGCCGACATCACGCTAGAGTTGCTGCCCACGGGCTTGTTCAGCGGCACGGGGGCGCGCACCATGGATGCGCAGTTTGCCCAGTACGCGTGGAGCAACGATGTGCGCATCCAAAAGCTCAGCGGCCAGGTGTTTAGCGAACGCTACCGCGCCGACGTGTTGGAGCGTGCGGGTGGTCGCTTTGATTCTGGCCCCGCCACACTGGCACTGGCTGCCGTGGCGTTCACAGCGCCTGAGCGAGAGCTGGACGCGCTCAAAGCCCTACAAGAGGCCCGCTATGTGCACGGCCAAGACATCACGCAAATGCCCGTGCTAGTGGCTGTGCTTTATGGCTTAGGCCTGAGCGATGCGGCCACCCGTTTGGCCCAATCGGCCCAGCAGGTCGATGCCGAGTTGCTGGCCACGGCCCAAGCCCGCATGGCCCGCGCGCAGGCACTGATGCGTGCCCATAGCGCACAAGGCGTGCCTACCGTGCTGGTGCGCACCGCACAAGGCGAACGCGTGCTGCCCAGCAGCGCGCTGTACGGTGACTTTGACGCACTCATGACCCATATCAAGGTCTCAAAGAGCTAA
- a CDS encoding anti-sigma factor, which translates to MNLSKHPELLDKLASSYALGTLRGGARRRFEALAREQAPVRAAALIWQSRMSSLNELQAPANPSPAVWTRINNLVLADQEQTAMQQARLRPQAKSASVGGWVRSLPLWRGLAAAGLVATAVAVGMGAQTRQQLTHEIAQLQTSLQAAPRIEYVAVLSDDKAAASMLVTFDAKTQKLTLQRVGNFQEAGDRSLQLWALPPAGGPRSLGVLGADKVLRLTAAENDVREVPTLAISLEPKGGVPSATGPTGPVLFKGALIQKVI; encoded by the coding sequence ATGAACCTGTCAAAACACCCCGAACTTTTAGACAAACTGGCCAGCAGCTATGCGCTAGGCACCCTGCGCGGTGGAGCGCGCCGTCGCTTTGAAGCACTGGCACGCGAGCAGGCACCCGTGCGCGCAGCGGCGCTCATTTGGCAAAGCCGCATGTCCAGCTTGAACGAACTGCAAGCCCCCGCCAACCCCAGCCCCGCCGTGTGGACCCGCATCAACAACTTGGTGCTGGCGGACCAAGAACAAACGGCTATGCAGCAAGCCCGCCTGCGCCCCCAGGCAAAATCGGCGAGCGTTGGCGGCTGGGTGCGCAGCCTGCCTTTGTGGCGTGGCCTTGCGGCTGCTGGGCTGGTAGCTACTGCCGTGGCCGTAGGCATGGGCGCCCAGACCCGCCAACAGCTCACGCACGAAATTGCCCAACTCCAAACCAGCCTGCAAGCCGCACCGCGCATTGAATACGTGGCCGTGCTGAGCGACGACAAGGCCGCTGCCTCCATGTTGGTCACGTTCGACGCCAAGACCCAAAAGCTCACCTTGCAGCGGGTGGGCAACTTCCAAGAGGCGGGCGACCGATCTCTGCAACTCTGGGCCCTCCCCCCCGCGGGTGGTCCGCGCTCTTTGGGTGTGCTGGGCGCAGACAAAGTGCTGCGCTTAACTGCTGCTGAGAATGACGTGCGTGAAGTGCCCACCTTGGCCATCAGCCTAGAGCCCAAGGGCGGCGTGCCCAGCGCCACGGGCCCCACTGGGCCTGTGCTGTTCAAGGGTGCCTTGATTCAAAAAGTGATTTAG
- a CDS encoding sigma-70 family RNA polymerase sigma factor, producing the protein MISDHHDATLMALLDRIAAHDHAALKALYDLCAGKLYGLALRVVGQADAAEDVLQESFLSIWRSAGDYRASLSPPMAWMGLIVRSRALDSLRRKAASRSHLTQELDEHLADTLEASGPTPLDTTQASEQAWALHQCLGKLDHKQREVVNLAYVRDLSHSELATQLQLPLGTVKTWIRRGLDQLRLCMARFA; encoded by the coding sequence ATGATTTCTGACCACCACGACGCCACGCTGATGGCACTTTTGGACCGCATAGCAGCCCATGACCATGCAGCGCTCAAAGCCTTGTACGACCTGTGTGCGGGCAAGCTCTATGGCTTGGCACTGCGCGTGGTAGGCCAAGCAGACGCGGCAGAAGACGTGCTGCAAGAATCGTTTTTGAGTATCTGGCGTTCAGCCGGTGACTACCGTGCCAGTCTCAGCCCACCCATGGCCTGGATGGGCCTGATCGTGCGCAGCCGGGCCTTGGACAGCCTGCGCCGCAAAGCCGCGAGCCGCAGCCACTTGACGCAAGAGCTGGACGAGCATTTGGCCGACACACTAGAAGCCAGCGGCCCCACACCGCTAGACACCACGCAAGCCAGTGAGCAAGCCTGGGCCTTGCACCAGTGCTTGGGCAAGTTAGACCATAAACAACGTGAGGTGGTGAACCTAGCCTACGTGCGCGACCTCAGCCACAGCGAGCTAGCTACCCAGTTGCAGCTGCCGCTGGGTACCGTCAAAACATGGATCCGCCGCGGGCTGGACCAACTGCGCCTGTGTATGGCGCGTTTTGCTTAA
- a CDS encoding MBL fold metallo-hydrolase: protein MIRTTVIAASIAIAFGAANAQQALTVKVYNADGNSFNVNSTLVYGQKDAIVIDAGFTRADALRIAANVLDSGKQLTTIYVSQADPDYYFGVEALKEVFPQADVVSTPAVLGKLAPKLAGKVAFWGPKMGANAPRKPVVPRALEGNTLTLEGQTIEIRGTQGLLAHRPYAWIPSIKAVVGNIGVFGNMHVWTADTQTAAERAAWVAQLDEMAALKPELVIPGHMKAGTKVDASTIAFTKDYLQTFEKNLAANKTSATLIPAMKQAYPALTDGGLSLDIGAKVNTGEMKW from the coding sequence ATGATCCGCACTACCGTTATCGCCGCCTCTATCGCCATTGCTTTCGGCGCTGCCAATGCCCAGCAAGCCCTCACCGTCAAGGTCTACAACGCCGACGGCAACAGCTTCAACGTCAACTCCACCTTGGTCTACGGGCAAAAAGACGCCATCGTCATCGACGCCGGTTTCACCCGTGCCGACGCCTTGCGCATCGCTGCCAACGTGCTCGACAGTGGCAAGCAACTCACCACCATCTATGTGAGCCAAGCCGACCCGGACTACTACTTCGGCGTGGAAGCGCTGAAAGAAGTGTTCCCCCAAGCCGACGTGGTGAGCACACCCGCCGTGCTGGGCAAACTGGCCCCCAAACTGGCGGGCAAGGTCGCGTTTTGGGGCCCCAAAATGGGTGCCAACGCCCCCCGCAAGCCCGTGGTGCCCCGCGCCCTGGAAGGCAACACCTTGACGCTGGAAGGCCAGACCATCGAGATCCGTGGCACCCAAGGCCTGCTGGCGCACCGCCCCTATGCGTGGATTCCGTCCATCAAGGCGGTGGTGGGCAACATCGGTGTGTTCGGCAATATGCACGTCTGGACCGCTGACACACAAACCGCTGCCGAACGCGCCGCCTGGGTGGCCCAGCTCGACGAAATGGCGGCCTTGAAGCCCGAACTGGTGATTCCCGGCCACATGAAGGCGGGCACCAAGGTCGATGCCAGCACCATTGCGTTTACCAAAGACTATTTGCAAACGTTCGAAAAGAACTTGGCTGCCAACAAGACCAGCGCCACGCTGATCCCCGCCATGAAGCAGGCCTACCCTGCCCTGACTGACGGTGGCTTGTCGCTGGACATTGGCGCCAAGGTCAACACGGGCGAGATGAAGTGGTAA
- a CDS encoding ferritin-like domain-containing protein — translation MQSVVHTPAQAASGIVLASSRRAFMGRTTGTLSAVAVALLAGKDALAEGMAGDTAKDVSILNVALGLEHEAINAYQLGAGSGLLAKGVLDVAVQFQGHHKAHRDALIATIQKLGGNPVMEKKLDDYAKSLKADTLRSQADVLDLATRLELGAINAYLGVIPAFGSKDLAKVAARLAADETMHFTVLTSALGRPLPAGALSFGA, via the coding sequence ATGCAATCTGTAGTTCACACCCCAGCGCAAGCGGCTTCTGGCATTGTTTTGGCATCGTCACGCCGCGCGTTCATGGGCCGCACCACGGGCACCTTGTCTGCGGTGGCGGTCGCTCTGCTAGCGGGCAAAGACGCCTTGGCCGAAGGCATGGCAGGTGATACCGCCAAAGACGTGAGCATCTTGAACGTAGCCTTGGGCTTGGAGCACGAAGCCATCAATGCGTACCAACTAGGCGCCGGTAGCGGCTTGTTGGCTAAAGGCGTGCTGGACGTGGCAGTGCAGTTCCAAGGCCACCACAAGGCCCACCGCGATGCCCTGATCGCCACCATCCAAAAACTGGGCGGCAACCCCGTCATGGAGAAAAAGCTCGACGACTACGCCAAGTCCCTCAAAGCCGACACCTTGCGCAGCCAAGCCGATGTGTTGGACTTGGCCACCCGCTTGGAGTTGGGCGCAATCAATGCGTACTTGGGCGTCATCCCAGCATTTGGCAGCAAAGACCTGGCCAAAGTAGCTGCCCGCCTGGCGGCTGACGAGACCATGCACTTCACGGTGTTGACCAGTGCACTGGGCCGCCCATTGCCTGCTGGCGCTTTGTCGTTTGGTGCCTGA
- a CDS encoding DMT family transporter: MPSSSHLPAPAPRRFLDNPLLLLLATGSMLGLTFPLGKLSGTAGIAPVVWAFLISAGSGLVLSVVALLTRQAVPLNLRFGRYYLLAGIISYAIPNVLVFMVIPKLGAGLTSIMFTFSPIITLAIVVALRMQAVNGFGLAGIACGFVGAVLIVLSKGQFGAGALPAGSAAVQPLWLGVAFLIPMALACGNVYRTRDWPGQASGLALAVGTNLSSAAFLFVAAQALGHGFDWGPALARPDLVLAQVLASSAMFAVFFRLQKVGGPVYLSQMGYVAASIGLGAGYLFLGETYGLLTWAGALVVVLGVALSTLAQRRKPA; the protein is encoded by the coding sequence ATGCCATCTAGTTCGCACCTACCCGCGCCCGCGCCGCGCCGGTTCTTAGACAACCCCTTGCTCTTGCTGCTGGCCACTGGCTCCATGCTGGGGCTGACCTTTCCTTTGGGCAAGTTGTCGGGGACGGCGGGCATTGCGCCTGTGGTGTGGGCATTCTTGATTTCTGCGGGCTCGGGGCTGGTGCTGAGCGTGGTGGCGTTGTTGACCCGCCAAGCGGTGCCGCTGAACCTGCGGTTTGGGCGCTATTACCTGCTGGCAGGCATTATTTCGTATGCCATTCCCAACGTGTTGGTGTTCATGGTGATCCCCAAGCTGGGCGCCGGGCTCACCTCCATCATGTTCACGTTCTCGCCCATCATCACGCTGGCGATTGTGGTGGCGCTGCGCATGCAGGCGGTGAATGGTTTTGGGCTTGCAGGCATTGCCTGTGGCTTTGTGGGCGCGGTCTTGATCGTGCTGTCTAAGGGCCAGTTTGGCGCAGGCGCTTTGCCAGCGGGCAGTGCTGCGGTGCAGCCGCTGTGGCTGGGTGTGGCGTTTTTGATTCCTATGGCTTTGGCCTGTGGCAATGTGTACCGCACGCGTGACTGGCCGGGGCAGGCCAGTGGCTTGGCCTTGGCAGTGGGCACCAACCTGAGTTCTGCCGCATTTTTGTTCGTGGCGGCTCAGGCACTGGGCCACGGTTTTGATTGGGGTCCGGCACTGGCCCGGCCTGACTTGGTGTTAGCCCAGGTACTGGCCAGCTCCGCGATGTTTGCGGTGTTTTTCAGGCTGCAAAAAGTGGGGGGGCCGGTGTACCTGAGCCAAATGGGCTATGTGGCAGCCTCCATCGGTCTGGGCGCAGGCTACCTGTTCTTGGGCGAGACCTATGGCCTGCTCACTTGGGCGGGGGCGCTGGTGGTGGTGCTAGGGGTTGCGCTGAGCACGTTGGCCCAGCGTCGAAAACCAGCGTAA
- a CDS encoding LysR family transcriptional regulator, translating into MDRLTAMQVFVEVAQSGSFSATADKLDMSRAMVTRYIAELEQWLGARLLQRTTRRVTLTDAGESCLRRSQQMLALMENVEEETSRHDGALRGQLRVTCSMSFAYAELAAAIADFLALYPQLKIDLNASEGALNLVEARIDLAIRISAEPDPALIGRVLAPCASVLVASPGYLAKHGTPQLPADLQAHRCLSYANFGKSEWKLQRGVEHAEVHVASHFSANEATALMRAALAGGGVAMQPTYLASPHLQDGSLQLVLPQWQLPMMNIYALYPSRKHLSPAVRALMDFLVARFASEPWRR; encoded by the coding sequence ATGGACCGTTTGACCGCCATGCAGGTGTTTGTGGAGGTGGCGCAGAGTGGCAGCTTCAGTGCCACGGCTGACAAGTTGGACATGTCCCGCGCCATGGTGACGCGCTATATCGCTGAGCTGGAGCAGTGGCTGGGCGCACGGCTCTTGCAGCGCACCACCCGTAGAGTCACGTTGACCGACGCCGGCGAGAGTTGCCTGCGCCGCAGCCAGCAGATGCTGGCGCTCATGGAAAACGTGGAAGAGGAGACCAGCCGCCACGACGGCGCGCTGCGCGGACAACTGCGGGTGACCTGCAGCATGTCGTTTGCTTATGCCGAATTGGCGGCGGCGATTGCCGACTTTCTGGCGCTCTACCCCCAGCTCAAAATCGACCTCAATGCCAGCGAAGGCGCACTCAACCTGGTAGAGGCACGCATCGACTTGGCCATCCGCATCAGCGCCGAGCCGGACCCGGCGCTCATCGGCCGCGTACTTGCGCCGTGTGCCTCCGTGCTGGTGGCTTCGCCCGGTTACTTGGCGAAGCACGGCACCCCGCAGCTGCCTGCAGACTTACAGGCCCACCGTTGCCTGAGCTATGCCAACTTCGGCAAGAGCGAGTGGAAGCTGCAGCGCGGCGTGGAGCACGCCGAGGTGCACGTGGCCAGCCACTTCAGCGCCAACGAGGCCACCGCCTTGATGCGGGCTGCGCTCGCGGGTGGCGGGGTAGCCATGCAACCCACCTACCTGGCAAGCCCGCATCTGCAAGATGGCAGCTTGCAGCTGGTGCTGCCACAGTGGCAGCTGCCCATGATGAATATCTACGCGCTCTACCCTTCGCGCAAGCATTTGTCACCAGCGGTGCGCGCCTTGATGGACTTTCTGGTCGCGCGCTTCGCCTCGGAGCCTTGGCGACGATAA
- the mdtH gene encoding multidrug efflux MFS transporter MdtH, with translation MTTQRARTLGRRFIMVDNLLVVVGFFCVFPLVSLHFVDQLGWAGAAVGLALGMRQVVQQGMGLLGGSLADRFGAKPLIVGGMLLRAASFALMAVAHHPGVLVFACVVSGLGGMLFDPPRGALIVKLTRPHERNRFYSLLMMQDSAAAVGGALLGTWLLAFDFFWVAMGGCAMFSLAALANAWLLPAYRVASKRAAPLASMRAVLADKAFLAYVFTLSGYYALTVQTMLLLPVTIKQLAGTAQAVSWMYAIDTVLSLALLYPLARLGERYLKLETRILLGLLTMTTAMAAMAWVHSLHAAFVVLSLFFIGSLVTEPAREELLARFAQAHARASYMGMGRMGLAVGGLVGYTGGGYLLDASRALQQPGLPWLVVALVGALTCLALYRQFAAPEPKAALAFECKSLP, from the coding sequence ATGACAACACAACGCGCAAGAACCCTAGGCCGACGCTTCATCATGGTAGACAACCTCTTGGTGGTGGTCGGATTCTTCTGCGTGTTTCCCTTGGTCAGCTTGCACTTCGTAGACCAGCTGGGCTGGGCGGGCGCTGCTGTCGGCTTGGCGCTGGGCATGCGCCAGGTCGTGCAGCAGGGGATGGGGCTGTTGGGAGGCTCCTTGGCGGACCGGTTTGGCGCCAAACCCTTGATCGTGGGTGGCATGCTGCTGCGCGCAGCCAGCTTCGCCCTCATGGCCGTGGCCCACCATCCGGGCGTGCTGGTGTTTGCCTGCGTGGTCTCGGGTTTAGGTGGCATGCTGTTTGACCCACCGCGCGGTGCACTCATTGTCAAACTCACCCGCCCCCATGAGCGCAACCGCTTTTACAGCCTGCTCATGATGCAAGACAGTGCAGCGGCAGTGGGTGGTGCACTCCTGGGTACTTGGCTTTTGGCGTTTGACTTTTTTTGGGTGGCCATGGGCGGCTGCGCCATGTTTAGCTTGGCCGCGCTGGCCAATGCATGGCTGCTTCCTGCCTACCGCGTAGCCTCCAAGCGCGCAGCGCCCCTGGCCTCGATGCGCGCGGTACTGGCAGACAAAGCGTTCTTGGCCTATGTGTTCACCTTGAGCGGCTACTACGCACTGACCGTGCAAACCATGCTCTTGCTCCCCGTCACCATCAAGCAACTGGCAGGTACCGCGCAGGCGGTGAGCTGGATGTATGCCATCGACACCGTCTTGTCGCTGGCCCTGCTCTACCCCTTGGCCCGACTTGGCGAGCGGTACTTGAAACTAGAAACCCGCATCTTGCTGGGCCTGCTCACCATGACCACTGCCATGGCGGCTATGGCATGGGTGCACAGCCTGCACGCGGCCTTTGTGGTGCTATCGCTCTTCTTCATCGGCTCGCTGGTGACGGAACCCGCACGCGAAGAGCTCTTGGCACGCTTCGCCCAAGCGCACGCCCGCGCGAGCTACATGGGCATGGGGCGCATGGGTTTGGCCGTGGGCGGCTTGGTGGGCTACACCGGTGGCGGCTACTTGCTAGATGCCTCACGTGCCTTGCAGCAGCCCGGCTTACCTTGGCTGGTGGTGGCGCTGGTGGGCGCACTCACATGTTTGGCACTGTATCGGCAGTTTGCAGCGCCTGAGCCAAAGGCGGCCTTGGCCTTTGAATGCAAGTCACTCCCCTAG
- a CDS encoding group I truncated hemoglobin: MTHRISYRGLSLAFGTLALSLASLFAAPAAMAQTANPPMAGAATSQADTLYRALGEKPGLVALMDTFVANIVADARIAAQFKEANVDHLKTQLVDQICVVSGGPCEYKGASMKLIHANLDITKADFHALVEDLQAAMDVRGIPFATQNQLLARLAPMHRDVITVK, translated from the coding sequence ATGACACACCGTATTAGCTACCGCGGCCTGAGCTTGGCCTTTGGCACGCTGGCGCTCTCCTTAGCCAGCCTTTTTGCAGCACCAGCCGCCATGGCCCAAACCGCCAACCCGCCCATGGCCGGTGCTGCTACATCGCAGGCTGACACGCTTTACCGCGCCTTGGGTGAAAAGCCTGGCTTGGTGGCGCTGATGGACACCTTTGTTGCCAACATCGTGGCGGACGCCCGCATTGCCGCGCAGTTCAAAGAGGCCAATGTGGACCACCTGAAGACCCAGTTGGTCGACCAAATATGCGTGGTGAGCGGCGGTCCTTGCGAATACAAGGGGGCTTCTATGAAGTTGATTCATGCCAATCTTGACATCACCAAGGCCGACTTCCATGCCTTGGTGGAAGACCTGCAAGCGGCCATGGACGTGCGCGGTATACCGTTTGCCACGCAGAACCAGTTGCTGGCCCGTCTGGCGCCCATGCACCGCGATGTGATCACGGTGAAATGA
- a CDS encoding PKD domain-containing protein, which yields MKLRTSLGIAALLATVTSLGQAQMLGPLSVSPAVAKVGEPVTVTVNIDVVSGNYCGFAVFFGDGTDKDGVSDVSHVSPFVFQHSYAKPGTYTINLGGRHVQSHPNCGGADKTATVKVEGAAAPAATPAPAATPTPASLCPSPWKLVPKSNNTKTGAYACSAKPGTALPTPKPTCPGDLTYSENAKKGQFSCKP from the coding sequence ATGAAACTTCGCACCTCTTTGGGCATTGCCGCCCTCCTCGCCACAGTCACCAGCTTGGGGCAAGCCCAAATGCTGGGCCCACTGAGCGTGAGCCCCGCAGTTGCAAAAGTTGGGGAACCAGTCACAGTCACCGTCAACATCGACGTGGTTTCAGGCAATTACTGCGGCTTCGCCGTTTTTTTTGGTGATGGCACCGACAAAGACGGCGTGAGCGACGTTAGCCACGTGAGCCCTTTTGTGTTCCAGCACAGCTACGCCAAGCCCGGCACCTACACCATTAACCTCGGTGGCCGGCATGTACAGTCGCACCCCAACTGCGGTGGCGCGGACAAGACCGCTACCGTAAAGGTGGAAGGTGCAGCCGCCCCAGCGGCAACTCCGGCACCGGCAGCCACGCCTACACCAGCGTCCCTATGCCCAAGCCCTTGGAAGCTAGTGCCCAAGTCCAACAACACCAAAACGGGAGCTTACGCGTGCTCTGCCAAACCAGGCACAGCCCTGCCGACGCCAAAGCCCACTTGCCCCGGTGACCTCACGTATTCTGAAAATGCAAAAAAAGGGCAGTTTAGCTGCAAGCCCTAA